A part of Bacillus rossius redtenbacheri isolate Brsri chromosome 1, Brsri_v3, whole genome shotgun sequence genomic DNA contains:
- the LOC134527839 gene encoding cuticle protein 76-like translates to MKLEVRSGRMISGRLHTTWSSKTDVSEPVSPRPQVVSRAELGVSACAATEDLSPVVNRNARVIGFRRQLQSLFIVLAVVVAVAKAGYLGAPAVAAYGAPAYGYGGYAAPAYAHGLAAPAAITSQHSNILRTPGNLGQVSTYSKTIDTPYSSVSKSDVRVSNDALAYGAAYHAPAYGAYAAPALAARAYAAPALAARAVAPGLLGVAYSAAPVVSHMTYTNAYGIHYAY, encoded by the exons ATGAAACTCGAGGTTCGCAGCGGTCGTATGATCTCGGGAAGGCTTCACACGACGTGGAGCTCGAAGACCGACGTCTCGGAACCAGTCTCACCTCGACCCCAGGTCGTGAGTCGTGCCGAGCTCGGGGTCTCGGCGTGCGCGGCGACCGAGGACCTGTCGCCCGTCGTGAACAGAAATGCTCGCGTGATCGGATTCCGAAGACAGTTGCAGAGCTTG TTCATCGTCCTCGCCGTCGTCGTGGCCGTGGCTAAGGCCGGCTACCTGGGCGCCCCCGCCGTGGCTGCCTACGGCGCACCCGCCTACGGCTACGGTGGCTACGCCGCCCCCGCCTACGCGCACGGtctcgccgcccccgccgccatCACCTCCCAGCACTCCAACATCCTGAGGACGCCCGGCAACCTGGGACAGGTGTCCACCTACTCCAAGACCATCGACACGCCCTATTCCAGCGTCTCCAAGTCCGACGTGCGTGTCAGCAACGACGCCCTGGCCTACGGCGCCGCCTACCACGCGCCCGCCTACGGAGCGTACGCCGCCCCCGCCCTGGCCGCCCGCGCCTACGCCGCCCCCGCTCTGGCTGCCCGCGCCGTCGCCCCTGGTCTCCTGGGCGTGGCTTACTCCGCCGCCCCCGTCGTCTCCCACATGACCTACACCAATGCCTACGGCATCCACTACGCCTACTAG
- the LOC134527899 gene encoding cuticle protein 76-like encodes MAAFGSLALSWDSDAGVAASAGGGANDLRPRCSGHSALKKFSFVAIFPRFLKPSFDGLPFWSLHTSGTISRFFHVKFLFFCNGFFAFQFIVLAVVVAVAKAGYLGAPAVAAYGAPAYGYGGYAAPAYAHGGYASPAITSQHSNILRTPGNLGQVSTYSKTIDTPYSSVSKSDVRVSNDALAYGAAYHAPAYGAYADPALAAHTYAAPALAAHAYAAPALAARAVAPGLLGVAYSAAPVVSHMTYSNAYGIHYTY; translated from the exons ATGGCTGCGTTTGGCTCGCTGGCTCTCTCGTGGGACAGTGATGCCGGCGTCGCCGCCTCCGCCG GCGGTGGTGCAAATGATTTACGCCCCCGTTGTTCCGGTCACAGTGCTCTGAAGAAGTTCTCTTTTGTGGCTATCTTTCCACGGTTTCTGAAACCATCGTTTGACGGACTGCCATTCTGGTCGCTGCACACAAGTG GAACAATATCAAGGTTCTTTCAtgtaaaatttctatttttttgtaaCGGATTCTTTGCTTTCCAGTTCATCGTCCTCGCCGTCGTCGTGGCCGTGGCTAAGGCCGGCTACCTGGGCGCCCCCGCCGTGGCTGCCTACGGCGCACCCGCCTACGGCTACGGTGGCTACGCCGCCCCCGCCTACGCGCACGGTGGCTACGCCTCCCCCGCCATCACCTCCCAGCACTCCAACATCCTGAGGACGCCCGGCAACCTGGGACAGGTGTCCACCTACTCCAAGACCATCGACACGCCCTACTCCAGCGTCTCCAAGTCCGACGTGCGCGTCAGCAACGACGCCCTGGCCTACGGCGCCGCCTACCACGCGCCCGCCTACGGAGCGTACGCCGACCCCGCCCTGGCCGCCCACACCTACGCCGCCCCCGCCCTGGCCGCCCACGCCTACGCCGCCCCCGCTCTGGCCGCCCGCGCCGTCGCCCCTGGTCTCCTGGGCGTGGCTTACTCCGCCGCCCCCGTCGTCTCCCACATGACCTACAGCAACGCCTACGGCATCCACTACACCTACTAA
- the LOC134528985 gene encoding cuticle protein 76-like codes for MHKFIVLAAVLAVAKAGYLGAPAVAAYGAPAYSYGGYAAPALAPAAITSQHSNILRTPGNLGQVSTYSKTIDTPYSSVSKSDVRVSNPGVAYGAAYHAPIASYGAYAAPALAARAYAPAAYAAPALAAHAVAPAGLLGVAYSAAPVVSHVSVAGLGAAYGW; via the exons ATGCACAAG TTCATCGTCCTCGCCGCCGTGCTGGCCGTGGCTAAGGCCGGCTACCTGGGCGCCCCCGCCGTGGCTGCCTACGGCGCACCCGCCTACAGCTACGGTGGCTACGCCGCCCCCGCGCTGGCCCCCGCCGCCATCACCTCCCAGCACTCCAACATCCTGAGGACGCCCGGAAACCTGGGACAGGTGTCCACCTACTCCAAGACCATCGACACGCCCTACTCCAGCGTCTCCAAGTCCGACGTGCGCGTCAGCAACCCCGGTGTGGCCTACGGCGCCGCCTACCACGCGCCCATAGCCTCATACGGAGCGTACGCCGCCCCCGCCCTGGCCGCCCGCGCCTACGCCCCCGCTGCCTACGCCGCCCCCGCTCTGGCCGCCCACGCCGTCGCCCCCGCTGGTCTCCTGGGCGTGGCTTACTCCGCCGCCCCCGTCGTCTCCCACGTGTCTGTTGCTGGTCTGGGCGCCGCCTACGGCTGGTAG